Proteins found in one Streptomyces sp. NBC_00461 genomic segment:
- the lepB gene encoding signal peptidase I: MRASPSQAADAQPQDGAVVDSPPSPAGSSGARRSRRRWQEVLVLCGMVLILALGIKTFFVQAFSIPSSSMQNTLQPGDRVLVDKLTPWFGATPKRGEVVVFRDPGGWLTEPTHQTRNPALRFLNSTLSFVGLMPSANEKDLIKRVIAVGGDTVECRRGSPVKVNGIPLKEPYIFRGATPCDDLPAGTVKVPPDHLWVMGDHRNDSWDSRAHVHEPEGGFVPVDHVIGRAFAVVWPIPRWAALPAIEEHWK, from the coding sequence GTGCGGGCTTCCCCGTCCCAGGCGGCCGATGCGCAACCGCAGGACGGCGCGGTGGTGGACAGTCCACCGTCCCCGGCCGGGTCTTCGGGCGCACGGCGCAGTCGACGCCGGTGGCAGGAGGTGCTGGTGCTGTGCGGCATGGTGTTGATCCTTGCGCTGGGGATCAAGACCTTCTTCGTGCAGGCGTTCTCCATCCCCTCGTCCTCGATGCAGAACACTCTGCAGCCGGGCGACCGGGTCCTGGTGGACAAGCTCACCCCCTGGTTCGGAGCCACCCCGAAACGCGGTGAGGTCGTCGTCTTCCGAGACCCCGGGGGCTGGTTGACCGAGCCGACACACCAGACGCGCAACCCTGCCCTGCGCTTCCTGAACAGCACGCTCAGCTTCGTTGGCCTGATGCCTTCTGCGAATGAAAAAGACCTCATCAAGCGGGTGATCGCGGTCGGCGGGGACACCGTGGAGTGCCGTCGCGGAAGCCCAGTGAAGGTGAACGGCATCCCGCTGAAGGAGCCATACATCTTCCGGGGCGCGACCCCGTGCGACGACCTTCCGGCAGGCACCGTCAAGGTGCCCCCGGACCACCTGTGGGTCATGGGCGACCACCGCAACGACTCCTGGGACTCCCGCGCCCACGTCCACGAACCCGAGGGCGGCTTCGTCCCCGTGGACCACGTGATCGGCCGCGCCTTCGCGGTGGTCTGGCCAATCCCACGCTGGGCCGCCCTGCCCGCGATCGAAGAACACTGGAAATGA
- a CDS encoding HAD family hydrolase, giving the protein MAEETRWPIDVMAVVSERDAYYLTHVARVRPVPDVLALARAQQGVRRLALVTGGGRATVLPTIGHLGMQELFTTLVTREDAPGASPSPISTASRSSAWAFRQGPYPDGMFVLPYQGILTGARYTSGPPSDIPVGIR; this is encoded by the coding sequence GTGGCTGAGGAGACCCGTTGGCCCATCGATGTGATGGCCGTGGTCAGCGAACGGGATGCGTACTACCTGACGCATGTCGCCCGGGTCCGCCCGGTGCCCGACGTTCTCGCTCTGGCGAGGGCCCAGCAGGGGGTCAGGCGCCTGGCCCTGGTCACCGGAGGAGGGCGGGCCACTGTGCTGCCCACCATCGGACACCTCGGCATGCAAGAGCTCTTCACCACCCTGGTCACCCGCGAGGACGCCCCCGGGGCAAGCCCTTCCCCGATCTCTACGGCGTCGCGCTCCAGCGCCTGGGCGTTCCGGCAAGGACCCTATCCAGATGGGATGTTCGTCCTGCCGTACCAAGGAATACTGACCGGCGCCCGGTATACATCCGGGCCGCCTTCCGACATCCCGGTCGGCATCCGATGA